The window TTCACGGAACAACACCCGCGGAGACATCGCCGACATGACGATGCCGTCGCGGAGCATGGTCTCGACCTCCTCGATGCGCAGGCGTTTGTCGCGTGCGGCGAGGACGACGAATTCGGTGTCGAACAGGAAATCGGAGATGCGTGTGCGCAGCATCACCGCCCGAGCGCGGGGCGAGAGGCCCTTCAGACCGCCCTGCGTGTCGGTATGGCGGATGTTGAGGAAGATGCGGTTAAGCAGTTTCGACCCGTAGGACATCATCTTGCGCATGGGCGAAAGCCGCGAATGGTAACTCCGGTTGCGCACGGCGATCACCACGTCGGTCCCTGCGAACACCCGGTCGATCACCTCGCACATCGACTCCGCCGTATAGGGCATGTCGATGTCCGTATAGATGGTATACGGGGCCCGGGAACGGGCGATGCCGGCCCGGATGGCAGCGCCCTTGCCGCCGTGCGGAATATCGACGATCTCGACATCCGGAACGGCCTGCCGCAGCGCCCCGTGCTGTTCCTCGCCGAAACCATGCGGCGAACCGTCGTTGACGACGATCAGGTGCAGGCGCTTGTCCGGATACCGGGCGCAAAGCTCCGCATAGGAGCGGGCCAGCGCAGGGACGAACCCCGGAGCCGGATTGTAACACGGGCATACGATGTCGAGCCCGTCGCCCGGCCGCGCGGGACGGGATTCTGCCGCCTCGTTTGCCGCCTCGTCTGCCGCAGGCAGGGTTTTGTAGTCCAGAAGGACGTCCGTGACGGCGAAATCCTCGCGCCACAGCCTCCGGATGCAGTGGAGCCAGATGGCGAAGAACGGCAGCGAACGCAGCGCGTAGGCTACGAATACGCCACGGTAGAACTTAGTCGGGAGTAAGTTATAGGAGAAACTGGCGAACAGGGCCAGTAGGAGCAGCGTCCATTCGAGCCGGCCGCGTGCGGGGGGGGGAAAATTCACCCACCAGATACCCATGCCGAGCGCGGCTATCACATAGCCGCTGTGTTCGCTGCCGCTGCTGAACAGCACGATGAACAACAGGAGTGAAGCCAGCATCGTCAGGCGGTAGCTGAAGTGTTTGTACTGCCCGGT of the Alistipes senegalensis JC50 genome contains:
- a CDS encoding glycosyltransferase 87 family protein — encoded protein: MVFAVWMLCTVWICITQSLAGPQNYNNFLVFRGVFDHLFSSLPLYEPYPLEYGDINHYGPIFAFIIAPFAVLPPWLGMSLWCMSLSLLLYWTVRQLPMPVVLTSLVLWLTLNDFYGACFKQQFNIAVAALVVGALAMIEKRREGWAALFIVIGTFVKIYGIVGLAFFFFVRRKGRFIGYMALWSAMALLLPLLFVSPEYLWSQYAAWAADIVQKNGENMFCAYTNISLVGCVRKISGSPAYSDLLIIVPAMVLFLLSYLRTGQYKHFSYRLTMLASLLLFIVLFSSGSEHSGYVIAALGMGIWWVNFPPPARGRLEWTLLLLALFASFSYNLLPTKFYRGVFVAYALRSLPFFAIWLHCIRRLWREDFAVTDVLLDYKTLPAADEAANEAAESRPARPGDGLDIVCPCYNPAPGFVPALARSYAELCARYPDKRLHLIVVNDGSPHGFGEEQHGALRQAVPDVEIVDIPHGGKGAAIRAGIARSRAPYTIYTDIDMPYTAESMCEVIDRVFAGTDVVIAVRNRSYHSRLSPMRKMMSYGSKLLNRIFLNIRHTDTQGGLKGLSPRARAVMLRTRISDFLFDTEFVVLAARDKRLRIEEVETMLRDGIVMSAMSPRVLFRELRNFFRIAIRL